AAGCCTGATGTAGTTGAATGCATCGGCGATGGCGTTTGTTGATGATGCGCATGCGGATACGGGGCAGAAGTTGACCCCGTGCAGGCCGAATCTTATAGAGATATGTCCGGCGGCTATATCGGTGATTATTTTAGGAACAAGAAAAGGAGAAAACTTGGGTTTGCCCCTGTGCTCTGCATAGTCTATAAGCTGTTCGTCCATTGTAGACATCCCGCCCACTGCCGACGACCAGATCACGCCCGCACGGTTTTTGTTGAACTCTGCGTTGTCAAGTCCGGCGTCTTTATATGCCTCGTCTGCTGCGGCGATGCTGTATTGAGAGAAAAGATCCAGTCTGCGAGCCTCTTTGGCATCAAAATACTGAAGAGGATCAAATCCTTTGACTTCGCATGCAAAGCGGGTCTTAAAGCCTGATGCGTCAAACTTCGTGATAGGTCCCGCACCGCTGACACCGTTCACAAGGTTTTTCCATGTGTCGGCAACATTGTTTCCCAGAGGGGTTACAGCTCCAAGTCCGGTTACAACAACTCTTTTTAAAGTAATAGTTTTCTGTTTAGCCATATATTCCTCGTTTGTATTTTTCATTAAAATAGAACATCACATACTGATGGTTACAAATTTAGGAATAATATTTAATCTAGTCAACTAAAAAGAAATAAAAGACTAGTATATATGATCTTATAAAAGAGGACATGTAACTTATTTCAGTCTGATCGCCGTGATATGAAAACCGCCTCTGTCCGTTATTCAAATTTGCGAAATATATTTTACTTTATCGACCTTCCGTTTCGTATAAAAAACAAAAGGATTCAATTTTTTCACTATTTCCGGCGGCAATCTTCTGCTTCAAAAATACCCTTTGTAACATGGCTGACAATAAACAGCGTTTTGGAAAAACATGAGTTTAAGTTTTCACAATCGATAAAATGCTAAGATTTTTTTATTTCCGATATCCCGAAAAACTGTGTAAAAAGCGGCATTTGTTCAATATACACTATCCTTTTTTTATTATTTAAAATACAGCCGCCAGTATCATTTGTTATCTTACAAACAGAAAAAAATACACTTTGTAATAAATATTACAATGGCAATGCGGCATTGATCTATCCCCCTCAGTTAACTTTTGCATCATCCAAATCCATTGACATCTTATCAATGTTCAGTATAATGAACAGCATGATTAAATAAAAAAGAGGTATATTTTGGACTTCGGCAAGAAAATGAGGGACCTGAGACAGGAACGCAAAATGTCTCTCCGTGACTTAGCTAAAGTCAGCGGATGCAGCATATCTTTTCTTTCACAGGTTGAGCGTAACCTTGTTTCGCCCACTGTTGCCAGCCTGCGCAAAATATCGGAAGCGCTGGGAGTTACCATCACCTCTTTCTTTGATGTTGCCAAAGGGGAAAAAGACTCTGTAGTCGTTCGAAAAAACGAACGGGTTACGTTAACTTCCAAGGCATCCAAAGTTGTTTATGAATCCCTTAAACCTAAGGGAGCCAACTCTGTTCTCGAACCGCTTTACCACATCCTTGAAAAAGGTGCGTACAGCGGGAGCGACTACAATCTGCATGTTGGGGAGGAGTTTGTATACGTACTCCACGGTCAGGTGGAGATAACGCTGGACAATAAGACAATGCTTCTTAACGAGGGGGACAGCGCAGTATACAATTCCAACATTCCACATAGATGGAGAAACACTTATGACGGTGAGACCACACTCCTATGGGTCAATACTCCGCCGACTTTTTAAAAATCGGAGAAAAAAATGTTTAACACATTCATTGCCAACTCCATGCCTTACATGCCGAAAGCTATGGTCGGGTTCTTTGCGAAAAGATACGTCGCAGGAGCACTGCCTGAGGACGCTTTCAGCATGACCAAAGCTCTCAACGCTGAAGGGGCCATGGGAACTATTGATTTACTCGGGGAGTTTACTGACGACATCAACAAGGCCAAACAAACGGTCGAAATGTACAAGCTTGTACTCGACAACATCGAGAAGCAGAAACTTAACACAAACATATCCATTAAGCCCTCTGCATTCGGAATCCTCTTTAACGAGGAAACATCCACCAAGTTCATGACGGAAGTTATAAGCTATGCACACAGCAAAGGCATCTTTGTCCGCATAGACATGGAAAACCACCCCTACACGGACTACACGATCGATCTTTACCTCACACTCAGCAGGGAAATGCCCAAAAGCTGCGGAACTGTTCTCCAGGCGTGCCTCAAGCGCACCATTGACGATATCAAGCACATCGCAGATTCAACAGAGCAGGCAAACATCCGTCTCTGCAAAGGCATTTACAAAGAGCCAGATGAGATAGCATACAACAACAGAAAGAAAGTTCAGGACAACTTCCTTGAGTGCCTTGAGCTTCTTTTCCAGAAAAAGGCATATGTAGGCATAGCCACACACGACGATGTTCTTGTGAACGGCGCCATGGAACTGATCAAAAAATATAAGCTCGAAAAACACGAATACGAATTCCAGATGCTTCTGGGAGTGCGTTCCGAGCTTCGCAAAAGACTTCTTGCCGATGGACACAGGCTCCGCATCTATACTCCTTTCGGAGAAGACTGGCTGCCTTACAGCATCCGTAGACTGAAAGAAAACCCCGCCATAGTCGGTTCGGCTATCAAAGGCATCCTCACTGGCGGAAGATAACATATAATACAAGACATATAGGAGGAGAAAATGAATAACAGCATTTTTAAAGTGCCATTTCCCCAGAACGAACCGGTATTCGAATACCGTGAAGGCAGTAAAGAGAAAAAAGAGCTCAAAGCAGCCCTTAAGGAACTTTCTGAAAAATACATAGAAATACCTGTTGTTATTGGCGGCAAAGAAGTTAAAACAGGAGATACTGTTGAAATAACCGCTCCCTTTGACCACTCAATAAGACTCGGCAAATACCATAAAGCAGGCCAGCCCGAAATACAGCAGGCAATAGACGCCGCAATGGCAGCCAGAGAAGCATGGGGCAAAATGCCCTGGTTTCACAGAGCAGGCATTTTCCTCAAAATCGCAGAGCTGATCTCCACCAAATACCGTGCGCAGATGAATGCGGCAACCATGCTTTCCATAGGCAAAACCGCTGTTCAGGCTGAGATCGACTCCGCATGTGAGCTTATCGACTTCCTCCGCTTCAACGTTCACTTTATGCAGCAGATATACGGAGAGCAGCCCATGCATAACTCAAAAGGCGTGTGGAACTCTCTTCAGTACCGCCCTCTTGAAGGCTTCATACTCGCTGTTACGCCTTTCAACTTCACGGCGATTTCCGGCAACCTGCCCCTCGCCCCTGCGATGATGGGCAATGTGGTTCTCTGGAAACCATCAGGCGACGCCGCTTATGTTCCGAATCTTC
This genomic stretch from Seleniivibrio woodruffii harbors:
- a CDS encoding proline dehydrogenase family protein, translating into MFNTFIANSMPYMPKAMVGFFAKRYVAGALPEDAFSMTKALNAEGAMGTIDLLGEFTDDINKAKQTVEMYKLVLDNIEKQKLNTNISIKPSAFGILFNEETSTKFMTEVISYAHSKGIFVRIDMENHPYTDYTIDLYLTLSREMPKSCGTVLQACLKRTIDDIKHIADSTEQANIRLCKGIYKEPDEIAYNNRKKVQDNFLECLELLFQKKAYVGIATHDDVLVNGAMELIKKYKLEKHEYEFQMLLGVRSELRKRLLADGHRLRIYTPFGEDWLPYSIRRLKENPAIVGSAIKGILTGGR
- a CDS encoding helix-turn-helix domain-containing protein, giving the protein MRDLRQERKMSLRDLAKVSGCSISFLSQVERNLVSPTVASLRKISEALGVTITSFFDVAKGEKDSVVVRKNERVTLTSKASKVVYESLKPKGANSVLEPLYHILEKGAYSGSDYNLHVGEEFVYVLHGQVEITLDNKTMLLNEGDSAVYNSNIPHRWRNTYDGETTLLWVNTPPTF